A genomic stretch from Schistosoma haematobium chromosome 2, whole genome shotgun sequence includes:
- the LAMC1_30 gene encoding Laminin subunit gamma-1 (EggNog:ENOG410V61M~COG:W) — MRLDDLDFADDLVLLSHTQQQMQEKTTSVAADSAAVGLNIHKVKNKILRYNKKCINGITLDGEDLEDVNTFAYLGSIIDEHGRSDADVKTRIGKTRPAYLQLKNIWNSKQLSVNQHQGQNFQYKCQDSSTVCGGNLENYESHHPGDTSVY, encoded by the coding sequence ATGcggttggacgatctagactttgcagatgatctggttcTTCTATCACACactcaacaacaaatgcaggagaagacgactagtgtagcagcagactcagcagcagtaggtctcaacatacacaaagtgaaaaacaagattctccgatacaacaaaAAATGCATCAAtggaatcacacttgatggtgaagatttggaagatgtaaacacTTTCGcatatctgggcagtatcattgatgaacatggtagatccgatgcagatgtgaagacgcggatcggtaaaacaagaccagcatatctacaattgaagaacatctggaactcaaaacaactatctgtcaaccaacaccaaggtcagaattttcaatacaaatgtcaagacagttctactgtatgtggcggaaacttggagaactacgaaagccatcatccaggagatacaagtgtttattaa